In one Sphingomonas sp. S1-29 genomic region, the following are encoded:
- a CDS encoding F0F1 ATP synthase subunit delta, with product METSSGTSASIQASLSGRYATALFSLARDASAIQQVEASLATIAKALTESADFKRLTTSPLLGRIEAGNAIAAVAPVLGLDPTTTKFLGVLAQNRRLGALPAIIATFRELAAQHRGETTAQVVSAHPLTDDQVDALKQQLRARVGRDVAVDLSVDRSLLGGLVVRIGSQRIDSSIKTRLNTLAHAMKG from the coding sequence GTGGAGACTTCCAGCGGTACTTCAGCCAGCATCCAGGCCAGCCTGAGCGGACGCTATGCGACCGCGCTGTTTTCGCTGGCGCGCGATGCCAGCGCGATCCAGCAGGTCGAGGCGAGCCTCGCCACCATCGCCAAGGCGCTGACCGAATCGGCCGACTTCAAGCGGCTGACCACCAGCCCGCTGCTCGGCCGGATCGAGGCGGGCAACGCCATCGCCGCGGTCGCGCCGGTGCTCGGGCTCGATCCGACCACCACCAAGTTTCTCGGCGTGCTCGCGCAGAACCGCCGGCTCGGCGCGCTGCCCGCGATCATCGCCACCTTTCGCGAGCTGGCTGCACAGCATCGCGGCGAAACGACCGCACAGGTCGTCTCGGCCCACCCGCTTACCGACGACCAGGTCGACGCGCTGAAGCAACAGCTTCGTGCCCGCGTTGGCCGTGACGTCGCGGTTGACCTCTCGGTCGACCGCTCGCTGCTCGGGGGCCTGGTGGTCCGCATCGGCAGCCAGCGTATCGACAGCTCGATCAAGACCCGTCTGAACACCCTCGCGCACGCGATGAAAGGCTGA
- a CDS encoding F0F1 ATP synthase subunit gamma: MASLKALKLRIGSVKSTQKITKAMKMVAAAKLRRAQEAAEAGRPYAERLEAVVARLAAKVAGSDNAPLLLSGTGKDDVHLFVVATSDKGLAGAFNSNIARMARRRAQELIAQGKTVKFYTIGRKGRAVLNRMFREQMVHGIEPGDLGKLKFDDARGYADDLIARFQAGEFDVAHLFYATFKTVLTQEPTELQLLPVAIPAAKAAADNDGGAVMEYEPDEESILADLLPRAIAIQLYRAIRENAASEQGSKMTAMDNATRNAGDLIKRLSIEYNRARQAAITTELVEIISGAEAL, translated from the coding sequence ATGGCCTCTCTCAAGGCGCTGAAACTGCGGATCGGGTCGGTCAAGTCGACCCAGAAGATCACCAAGGCGATGAAGATGGTCGCCGCCGCGAAGCTGCGCCGTGCGCAGGAAGCGGCCGAAGCCGGTCGCCCCTATGCCGAGCGGCTCGAAGCCGTCGTCGCGCGCCTCGCCGCCAAGGTTGCGGGCAGCGACAATGCGCCGCTGCTGCTGTCGGGCACCGGTAAGGACGATGTCCATCTGTTCGTCGTCGCAACCAGCGACAAGGGGCTCGCCGGCGCGTTCAACAGCAACATCGCGCGCATGGCGCGTCGCCGCGCGCAGGAGCTGATCGCGCAGGGCAAGACGGTGAAGTTCTACACCATCGGCCGCAAGGGTCGCGCGGTGCTCAACCGCATGTTCCGCGAGCAGATGGTGCATGGCATCGAGCCGGGCGACCTGGGCAAGCTCAAGTTCGATGATGCGCGCGGTTATGCCGATGATCTGATCGCGCGCTTCCAGGCGGGCGAGTTCGACGTCGCGCATCTGTTCTACGCCACCTTCAAGACCGTGCTGACGCAGGAGCCGACCGAGCTCCAGCTGCTCCCCGTCGCGATCCCCGCTGCCAAGGCTGCCGCCGACAATGACGGCGGCGCGGTGATGGAATATGAACCCGACGAGGAATCGATCCTCGCCGATCTGCTGCCGCGCGCGATCGCGATCCAGCTCTATCGCGCGATCCGCGAGAATGCCGCGTCGGAGCAGGGCAGCAAGATGACCGCGATGGACAATGCCACGCGCAACGCGGGCGATCTCATCAAGCGGCTGTCGATCGAATATAACCGCGCGCGCCAGGCGGCGATCACGACCGAGCTGGTCGAGATCATCTCGGGCGCCGAGGCGCTTTGA
- the atpA gene encoding F0F1 ATP synthase subunit alpha, with translation MDIRAAEISKVIKDQIASFGTEAEVSETGQVLSVGDGIARIHGLDNVQAGEMVEFANGVQGMALNLEADNVGVVIFGSDSEIKEGDVVKRTGTIVDVPIGKGLLGRVVDGLGNPIDGKGPIVSDQRSRVEVKAPGIIPRTSVHEPMQSGLKAIDALVPVGRGQRELIIGDRQTGKSAVAIDTFINQKAANAGDDEKKKLYCVYVAVGQKRSTVAQLVRTLEENGAMEYSIVVAATASDPAPLQFLAPYTGTAMGEYFRDNGMHALIVFDDLSKQAVAYRQMSLLLRRPPGREAYPGDVFYLHSRLLERAAKMNDANGGGSLTALPIIETQAGDVSAYIPTNVISITDGQIFLETDLFFAGIRPAINVGLSVSRVGSAAQTKAMKKVAGSIKLELAQYREMAAFAQFGSDLDASTQKLLNRGARLTELLKQPQFQPMPFEEQVVSIFAGTQGYLDAIPATDVVRYEQAMLTEMRSSHSDVLAAIRDSKDLKDDVRDRLKDALAAFAKTFA, from the coding sequence ATGGATATCCGCGCCGCAGAAATCTCGAAGGTCATCAAGGACCAGATCGCCAGCTTCGGCACCGAAGCAGAGGTCAGCGAAACCGGCCAGGTGCTCAGCGTCGGCGACGGCATCGCGCGCATCCATGGGCTCGACAACGTCCAGGCGGGCGAGATGGTCGAATTCGCCAATGGCGTGCAGGGCATGGCGCTCAACCTCGAGGCCGATAATGTCGGCGTCGTGATCTTCGGGTCGGACTCGGAGATCAAGGAAGGTGACGTCGTCAAGCGCACCGGCACGATCGTCGACGTGCCGATCGGCAAGGGCCTGCTTGGCCGCGTCGTCGATGGCCTGGGCAATCCGATCGACGGCAAGGGGCCGATCGTTTCGGACCAGCGCAGCCGCGTCGAGGTCAAGGCACCCGGCATCATCCCGCGCACCTCGGTGCATGAGCCGATGCAGTCGGGGCTCAAGGCGATCGACGCGCTCGTCCCCGTCGGCCGCGGCCAGCGCGAGCTGATCATCGGCGATCGCCAGACCGGCAAGTCAGCGGTCGCGATCGACACCTTCATCAACCAGAAGGCGGCAAACGCCGGCGACGACGAAAAGAAGAAGCTGTACTGCGTCTATGTCGCGGTCGGCCAGAAGCGCTCGACCGTGGCACAACTCGTTCGCACGCTCGAAGAGAACGGCGCGATGGAATATTCGATCGTGGTCGCCGCGACCGCGTCGGACCCCGCGCCGCTGCAGTTCCTCGCGCCCTATACCGGCACCGCGATGGGCGAGTATTTCCGTGACAACGGCATGCACGCACTGATCGTGTTCGACGATCTGTCGAAGCAGGCGGTCGCCTATCGTCAGATGTCGCTGCTGCTTCGTCGTCCGCCAGGCCGCGAAGCCTATCCGGGCGACGTGTTCTATCTCCACAGCCGCCTGCTCGAGCGCGCGGCCAAGATGAACGACGCCAATGGCGGCGGTTCGCTGACCGCACTGCCGATCATCGAGACGCAGGCGGGCGACGTTTCGGCGTACATCCCGACCAACGTGATCTCGATCACCGACGGCCAGATCTTCCTCGAAACCGACCTGTTCTTCGCGGGCATCCGGCCTGCGATCAACGTCGGCCTGTCGGTCAGCCGCGTCGGCTCGGCCGCACAGACCAAGGCGATGAAGAAGGTCGCAGGCAGCATCAAGCTCGAGCTCGCGCAGTATCGCGAAATGGCGGCGTTCGCGCAGTTCGGTTCGGACCTCGATGCCTCGACGCAAAAGTTGCTCAACCGCGGCGCACGGCTGACCGAGCTGCTCAAGCAGCCGCAGTTCCAGCCGATGCCGTTCGAGGAGCAGGTCGTGTCGATCTTTGCGGGCACGCAAGGGTATCTCGATGCGATCCCCGCGACCGACGTCGTTCGCTACGAACAGGCGATGCTGACCGAGATGCGTTCGAGCCACAGCGACGTGCTCGCCGCGATCCGCGACAGCAAGGATCTGAAGGACGATGTCCGCGACCGCCTGAAGGACGCGCTCGCCGCGTTCGCCAAGACGTTCGCTTGA